The Falco biarmicus isolate bFalBia1 chromosome 1, bFalBia1.pri, whole genome shotgun sequence DNA segment AGCTGTATGCAAGGGAGTAACAAGATTCCCTGTTTTTGCACTGACTGCAAAGCACAAGACTAACAGGTACCAATGTAGAGTGACCTTATCCTCTTTTTACAGGTCAGAGGCGCCCTTTCAGCAAACACCTGCGAACAGATGTGCTGCCCAGACTGGGGACTTGGTGGCAGCACCTCGGATGGAAGAAAGTACCTGTAAATGTCTATCTCAGATGAGCAATACCGCTCATTCCTGTCCATCTCTCATACGTGCTGCTCCCCTGTCGGTACCGCTGTGGACACACAACACGCACCATACTGCTGAGAGGCCAGAGCCGTGGTCTCCTTCAGCTTTTGTGCCCCAAATGAAAGCTGGAGCAGGAATGGTGAGTGTATTGCTAAAGGAAAAAGTGCGCTTACTGGGCTACCGTCAGCGGGAATGCTGCTTGTTGCTGGCTTTTCCCCCGACTCTCTGGCCTGCCCATCTGGTTGCTGAGCCAGTTGTCATCTGAAAAGTTGACCAAAACTGGCTCTGGATGCCCAGGAACTGTTTGCCACCAGTCTGAAGCAGTATTTCGCTAGCTGACCAGCCCGCATGTGTGTTATACTCTAATTCGTGCCTTTTTTCCTGGTCTTGTGTCCTTCCTAGCTGGATGCTTTTCCTAGTAATTGACTTGAGGGTGCTGCTCCTTCACATAGCTCGGGGCAGTTACAGCTTGCCAACCAGATTACAGGCATTTAAGAGTAACCTGGTTTAGGAGCAGTGGATATGACTGAATCTCAAAAACTGAAATTTGCTTCACCTGCAAGTAGGTGCTTCTGTGTTAAGCTCCTCTGTTCCACGCAGAATGGGAGGCATTAATCTGATGAAATACCTCCATGCTAGAAATGAAAGAGCCCAACGTCTTAAGCTCTGCTTCTTCTGTGGTATTTTATGAGGGGCTCAGTGACTATAGGGGGTGTCTGAGCTGGAGTAGGACGGGGTAGGTCAGGTGCAGCCTGCTTGTAGGGCTTACTCAAGAAAACCctttgagggaaaaaaccccagtgtcATTCTGACCTTGTAGAGAGGAGGTCAGCCTGCCAGTGGTCACGCAGGAGCCTCTTCCCAAGACTATCAACAGGCCTCTGCGGAGAAGCGGCGACCACACTTGCAGCCGCATTTGCTGTCACCTGAAGACTTGGTGGGAAAATGGAGTCACCAGGCTGCAGGTAGGTCCTCAGATCAAAACCATAGCAGTTGTGTGTCTTCCTCTAGTATGTGCAAGTCAGCTCCACAAAGCCTAAGGGAGACAAGGCAGTCTTGTATGCCTGCATCAGGAGGTGAAGGGTATCGGTCATTCCTTTTTGGGATGGAAATAGTTTTGTGGATTTTGCTGAATCGGGGGCTAAAGCCCTGTTGTAGGGATCGAAGGATGGGAAGTGCTAGGGGCCAACTCCTTTCAGCGAGAACGCGCTCAAGTGCTGGGGCATTCCTGTGCACGAGGCTGAATGCGCAGCAGAACTCACTGCAGGAAGGAAGAATTCACTCAGTAAGGTTCTCCACGTTTTCTCTGGACTTACAATGTAGTTGTAAAGGGGACAGTGGTGTCTAAGTGCCTCTGAGTGTGGTGCTTTTAATGACGTAAGGACATGGAATTTGTGTTCGTGGCACCAGACTCACTACTTAGTTCTAGAGATGTAAAAAGCTAAATCACAAATAGGCCAGAACAGTATTTGTAGTACTAAACCGTTCACTACAGCAGAACATTTCTTACCTCTTTCTGTATGTTAAATCTGAGTCTTCAGAGCTTGTAACGCTGTCAGGACTCCTGCCCCCTCACTGTCCCTGATCGTTTGGGCGGATAGGTCCATGTCTCAGGGTGACAAAATGTGTGAAAAGGGCTCGGGAGTACTGAATGTTCCCCGTCTGCTAACCTGACTTCCCTTCATAAGAAGCAGCAGCGGCAGTCTGCTCTGCTTCCATTGCTTGCGCCTTCTGTCTTCCATTCAGCTGAAGGGGAGGAAAGTGAGCACTGTCCCAGGCAAGAACCGGTGTCGCAGAGAAAGCTGGAAGTTGAACTCCAGTGCAtccagcagcagatgcagtACTACTTCAGCAGGAAGCAAGAACTCAGGTATGTTGAGAAGCCCCTTTAGCCAGcctttctctgtgctgccagctcAATACTGCATTTTTTGTATCTACTTTGAAAATAACCAGTCTATTCACAGCAGAACTGTGAATGAAACAGAGGAAATttctagagattttttttctctttttcagaggTCACTCCAGGTGGGAGAGAGTACATGTGCAACTTTTTGTAATTAGCAAGTGGCTTAATTATACCTTTGGCAGCTATTGGAGAAAGCATGACAAGGGTATCGTTGGGTGTAATCTGAAGGCAGTACAAATGAACTTGGCAGAGAAGCTGAAATTTAACTTTTAGCTCTTTTATCATGAGTAAAGGCTTCGCTTTTCCAACTGTCAGTTAAAAAACAATATGGCTGGTGTTTGAACACTTCTCTGCtagaacaggaaaacatttacaaaaatgcTCAAAAGAAAATGGGGCTTGGAGGGGATTCAACAGTCAGAGGCGGAGGAAGTCAGGAACTAGGAGCAGGAAACGGAAACACCAGTTTCCAGGCAGGTTTCTCCGCTTtccagcatttttatttattttttttaacttttaccATTCACTTGTTTAAGACAAAAAATTGGGTCTTAGTTGCAAGTATCAGTTGCAAGGCTAAGTTGGCTTAGACTGTTGAGCTACTACTTGGGATAAGAATCCTTCTAATCCATTTTATCAGGTCCTGTTGGCAGCAGGCACGGATTCTACAGAAGTGGCTAGAAACAAGCACGCAACCAGAGGATCAAGATGGTGTGCAAGGAGTTCAGGAAGAACTGGAACAGGTGTGTAAGTGCCAAACAAACTGGAGTTACTTAAGTGACCATCGCTATGCTGTGCACTTAGCCTAAAGGCTGATGGTAGTTGTGAGGAACTGCATAGTAAGCTGTTCCCGGAGTGCCAAGAGCAGGGAAACCTGTAATCAGAAGCGGGGAGCAGCACACACTGCTGCGTAGATGCACCTTCCTCGTGGTTCAGAAATGTACCTCCAGCTCAAACAGGCCCTGCCAAGACTATTTCTGAGCTCCACAGCAggctcaggtttttttctgtggtttctcaggacAGCGCAGCTACACTACAGTGACTGCACCTGCACTGCTCGGTCCCCAGGTTCATACGGCTGTGCGTGCGCGTACTGTACTGCTGCCTCTAGCGCTCGCCAGTACTTGGCTCTCGCCAGGTGACACAGCCCTGTCACTTACCTTGTTCTTCATGGGGTAATACAAAGGCTGCTCGAGCTCATTCGCTGTCAAAAAGCCTGAACGCCGTCCTGCTGTACAAACAGCTTATGCAACtgtctttgctttcagctgcaggTGAGGATCGACACTCTCACCAAAGCACGACTGAAAGAGAGACGTCACGTGCAGGACCTGGTTGCCCGCCTGCATGACATCCAGACTGCTCTGGGTACATAATCCATTTCAACCCATTTTTCAGCTCACGGGAAGGACTTTTTGCCCCTTTTGTAGCAGGGGAGGATGGAAGAGATGTATACATTCTCTTAGCCTACAtatgccatttttcttttataaatgaactttaatatttttgcttgctttattttattactatACTGGTTAAAAACCAAGTAGGAGCCTACTGTTCCTCACACTGCGCTCACAATACCTAGTTTAGGTTACCCTGACACTTCAGAAAGATAAGCAACACTGATAAGactctttatttcaaaatgtttgcaaTTAAATGAGTTCATGTCAGTAAGTCATACACGTTGACATACAAAAATACCGTGCTACTGATACAGTTGAATTAAATGGATTCTCCGTGCAGGAGAAATTCACAGCATTATCAGTACCTGCTAGGAACTTTGCTTTCACTTCCAGGGTGCGTTGCTGACAACTGCGTAACAAGTAATATTTGTTAATTAGCTAGCTCTGCACAGTATTAAGACCAtcacaaaaaaagccacttgCATGCTGAATCCTCCCCTTCTCAGATTTCTAGTAAAGCAAACATCAGGTAACCAGTCCTCTGTTACTACGCTAACAGGAATCTTCAGATACTGTGGATGATGATGCTGAGTAGGAAGAAATTAAAGCTTAAATTGCTTTGGCTGTGTCTGGATGTCATAGGTGCCCAGTGGCAAAGGGGGAAAAGATCCAGTTGTCTGTTCTCTCATCCACTAGAACAAATTTGCTTTCTACTGTTAAAGTGCCACTGAAGGCCAGTCACAGCTTTATCCTCTTGGGGTTGACGTTTGCCTTAGTCTTTTCTCACTttcagtggtttaaaaaaagtgCACATTTCTATAACGTGTAGATGGTAATATACTGCTGCAGGAGGAACCTTGCTAATGCCAAGAAGCGTAACAAGATAGGTGGCTGAGAGCCACTTCAAGCTTTCAAACTCCCCCCTGTGTAAAGTGAGGAAACATTGACTCTCAGAGCCAAATGAATTTTCTCCTGCTTGTCACCCAAACAGCCACCATCATCTGTGTCATGGCTGGGCTACATCACTTTTGAGGCAGTTTATCATCCCTTCTTTCCTGATGACAAGCTAAGCATACAGGACTTGGCAAACCAGACATTTGTACAACAAAATTATATTCTATTTTCTGCAGTGCAtacaaagaaaagtttttctttagGAAACTGGAGCTGGTCAAAGCCTACCATCTCCTTCAAGCAGCAGAAACGTAGCTCAAGCAAGGAAGTAATACGTGAAATCTTTCAAAGAGCAGAAAGGCAGGTTTCATAAACTCTGGACAGCCAAGTCAGTTCTAAATGTTTGAGTACCTGGACTTGAAAAAGTTTATTCTCTAAAAACAATTGATACATTGCCTTAAAACTCAATTCCTCTTCTTCACTTTGGTACCAGTTTCTATCAGTGCCATATTCAACAGATCCAAGGTGTTAAGATTTTTAACTCTTCTTGACATGAAGTTACAAAGAGGCTCTGAAGTTTTACGGTAGGATGAAGCTTCAGCATAGAGCTTTCAGCCCCTGGTAAGTATGAGGGCAGAAGTCAGGGCTGTCGTGCTGTTTATATATTTTGAATAAGATGAAATTGTTGCCAATCCATTATAGGAGGGCGAGGTTGGCACCTGGGAGGCAACCTGGGATTGCTTGAAAGATCCGTAATATTTTTTATACACAGTCAATGCACAGGGCATTTCCCTCCATGCAATAAAAAATGATCCTGAAGTATCTGAAACTGTTCTGTAAGTAGAAGAATTAATTCTTCAAGAACTTAGTGACAAAACAACATTGAAGATAcatagcagaaagcaaaaacctATTTTGGCTGCCATCCCATTGCATCCCAGAAGAAAACCAGCCCCTATGTCTTCTAACCCCTTAATTCAAGAGGTGAAGTAACTGTCTCTCATACAAACAAAATCTTTAAGGCCAGAATAGCAAGATGAAACCATGGGTTAGGAATAGGAGAcacagctttgcctttttttttttttttttttcttcttctttaaaagaaaatccctcGATAACCAGTTTCATCATGTGGAATGTAGACACAGTGTTGTCaagtttaaaatacagtgcagtCCATTTTTAAAGGGATAATGTCAGGTAAAAATTTAAATTGTCTAACAGTAGAAAACCTGGATGAGTAATTTATTGTATGAATGCTGTCTGTTGTACATTTTGCTTAGTTGGGGCTGTGAAGCCATACTAGCCCCTTTAACTGGCAATCTATGCATTCACAGGCTGCCTTTATACAGGAACGTCTGCTTGAGTGTTgtagaacaaaataaatacaggaacACATTCTTTAGTAAAGGTCTGACTcagcctgtccctgtccctttAAATTCAGCTAATCTCCACCTCCACCCTTCCCCATTGCACCTGCACAGCCTAGGAAGGCTTAAAAGGGACTTAAGATGCCTTAACAACATAATTATCCTGTGGCACATTGAGGGGAGAACATGAAAGACTACAGGCACAGGGTGGGACAGAAACCTCCGTCCACTGTCACCATCTTTACAAGGCAACTGTCCCTGATACGTCTATGGTCATTCAGGTCTCTTTCTGCATTCAGCAGCATGTAAATGTAGACCCAGTACTCTCCAGTTTAACACAGCAGTGACATCTGTGTTCCTCACCCAGGTCCTGCTGAGTGATACATATGTCAGTGAAACACTCAGTGGTGTGCTACGCATTCCTTCCTATAGAAAACCTTCTTGCTGAGAGAGTTTCTATAGAGAGCCCAGCGCTTCTCCAAAGCGGATCTTCTGTCCGGCTTTGAGGTGGAATTTGAAGTCCTTGGGTGCCTCGAAGATCAGTACGATCGTGGAGCCTAAGTTAAATTCCCCTAAATGTTCCCCCTTCCTCATGGGGATCCCCTCCTTGTTGTTGTTGGTTATGAAGCTGAAGTCATTGTAGGAACCTTTAGAGTAACATGGACTGTTGGTATGCAAATCCTGTACGGAGAAGAGAGAAACTGTTACTTGAGGATTTCAATTTCTATATTCCTTAGCACAGCTGTGGACTGTGGAGATCTGGAGATCCAGGCATTTTCAATGCAGGAGGCTTGCTTACAATTCCAAAGTACAataggaatatttaaaaaaaaaaatagtctatACTGGCACTGGCTTCCTTATTTAAATCAGTCTTAGAACATCAGTATTGCAAAACATCTTAATTTCAGggtaagaatattttttaaaaatttttttgtaattttattttattatactgTACCAATCACccatcaaaaccagaaagctgcCTACTGCTGTCTTGCTTACCTGGTCAAAGTAGATGCGGATAGAGCCCACATTTGTGGCACCCACGgctgttaaagagaaaaagccGTACTTCCAGTCACCTGTAAGGACAACCCGTTCATTGTGGCAGAACAGTTCCTTGATCCAGCGGGCAACTCCAGGATTCACCGACATCAGAGAGCCTACAATAGTGAGAAAATGGTTCCGTTAAGTTGTCTGGTTTGTAGCAGTATTGTAACGCTATCTGAATGCTATTTTCAATATGACTGTAACCGATCAAGTAAAGTCTGTCACTGGTTTGTAGCAAGAGAGGCAAATGCTAGGCACAGCGAATGAAAGACAAGGctgcagtgaaaacaaaaggGTCCTAGGAAGATGTAATCTTCAGTCTCCTGTCCAGAATGATCCACACTCCTGGGCAGGGTTCAtactacttttcatttttcttagcAGAATCAGAGGAAAGCCAATGACCCTGCTCATTCTTCGTTTTAAGGCTTGAATATAGTCTGGAACACCATCTCCAGTTCTCTCTGCTCGAGCACAAAGGGTTTCAGTTTTCATACCTGAAAATGGTTATTTTCAGGCTGACTGGTACCCCCACTGCCTCCCTCGGCTTTCACTTATTCCCATCTACAGCTTCACCTTGACTGCATTTCCAGACAGTTAAAGCCTGCTCTTAAAGGAGGGAGCAAGATCTGGGGGGGAGGAGTCCCTTTCAAAATGTCTGCCTTAGCTGAAGCCTGTTCTAGCAGCAGTCATACCTACACCTCTACCACCAAACTGAGGTGGTACCAGGGACTCATTCCCACACTACAAAATGACCAGAGGGTGTTTGGGAACAAGTCAGGTCAGCATGCGTCAACAGTTATTACTTCAAAGaactaaaactaaaaaaagcTTGAATACAATATTACTGTTTTCACCACTTCTATGGGATTTGTTCTGGTAAACTATACTACTATAAAATTCATTACCATTTGTGACAAATCACTTTTCTACTGTTACCTATCATGTGATGGTACAACTGCCCCAGCGGTGTGCCTCGTTCAGCTGCGGCCCATACCCGTGCTGTCTGCCATAGCTGCTCTGCATCCATTTTCTAGGAACGGAAACATACCTGGGAAGTGACGTCGGTGTGCCACTCTCCAGTCTGTGGGTGAGTGGAAGCAGTGATAATCCCCTGGTGCAAGGTAGATTACACAGTGATACAGCTCATTCCCCTCCTTTGTGACTAGTTGTTGCTGAAAAGAGTTACCAGCTGGGGCTGCAAAGAAACCATGGAAAGAAAGGGGTTAAAGAAATACTTCTCACAGTCATCTACCACAGCTGAGCAGTCTACAGGAGAACCAGTGGTGACAGCAGAGGACTAAATGCAGTCCACGTATATTGTTGAGACAACAAAAAGATACGCTTTGTCCAAGGATCCACTATTTCAAAGTGTTCTTTTCCCTTTACAGCAGAATTAAATCCTGtattgttttaataattttagaatttccttctttttggaATTTGCCCTTCCCTAAACAGAACAGGAACTGAAACCCAgtgaaacagaattaaaactaCCCTTTTAAGAACAGACTTTTCTCAAAGCTACCCTTTTAAGACAGAATTTGTGAAGACTCCCTGGTTTTATAAAGGGCATCAGTTGCATTTGTGCTCATGCTGCAAATAATGCTACTGTTTGCAGAGCCGTAACAGCACAAGTCATTACAAGTTTAGCGCTTGAGCATAAATCATGTTATAGAGTAGCTTATACAATTTTTGCTAAACAGGTGCTTGGGCACACTTCAGTCTGACAGCAGGAATGCTACTGTCTCATTATGGTGGCAGATCTTGGGAGTTAATTGTAGGACCCAGGTGATTAAATTCAGATAATTGGAACGAGCCAGGCAAGACACTATAAAGCTGCTGTTGAGAGACGCATGTTTATccccaaataaaaccaaacaaaaatcagacCTGCTTTTGTTCCTGACAATCTCAGAAAGGGTGAgggggagaaaagcagcaattgCTTTTCTCATGATCTCTGTGAACACTGAAagggcagagcagaagaaacACAGCACTCACCCTGGCTAAAATGCAGTTGCTCTGTGGAGATGCGAGGTCCCAGGAAAGATTCCAGAGAATAAGTAACCCCTTTTACTTGCTCTACTTCACAGGTTTTTACCTGTCCAAAATTAAGGATCTTTCCATCAGAGGGACTAATctacagggaagagaaaaaaattaaacacattagTAATTCATTATACCTCATAAAGCAGACACGTTCctttggggggtgggaggaagcTGGTAGTGTAAAGCCTTCGTTTCCTTTTACTCACCACACTGTGCACACAGCAGACTGGCCGCGCTTGTGGCTTCAGCTTCCTGCGGAAGAATTCGCTGAGGTTTCTATAGTGATGCAGATCTTCAACAGCTGCCTCCTTCATATTCACTCCGAATGTCCAGATGTACAGGCTGTAAACGGGCTTGCGGAGCCATGTAGGCAGCTCCACCTGGTTCAGGCGACCCCAGGCTCGCGAGAGCAGTCGAGTTGGTACCGATTTGTACAGAGCAACCTAAAGAAAGATGAATTGCACCACCGTCATTCGGTTCTTCCCACTGACAGCTTTCTCTTACTTCTCCCCATAAAACATAAAGGCTCAAACCATACCCTGCTAACCACTCCTTGAATCCAGCGGGCTACACTACACACAAAGTAACCTTTATGGTGGCAAAAAACACTGTGCTTCATCCTCACTCCCTCCGTTCTGATGGGAGCAGACGAGGGACAGGATGAAACCTACTATAACCTTACACTGAAGCCAGAATCTCCACTCCCCTGCAGGCTGAAGCTCCGCATTTGTTACTGGAAACTGCCCAATATGaggcttacaaaaaaaaagacacagtagAACACTCATCAGGAGGGTTAAACATTACCAATATATTCATTTTTGTAGATAACCAAATGAAAATTGACTGAAAGATAATTTCTCAGTGTTCGATGATGTGCTTCTCAGAGGCATCTACCGGTGGGGGTGGTTTTCCACATCCCCGTACTGTACTGCTCTAATGATACTGGTACGATCAAAGAAACATATCCATCCATATGTTTACATATGGATGCAGCTGCACCAGTATAAACTTGGGCCAGCCTTACCCTTTCTCTCACAGCAATGGGAGTTGCTAATTGCAAGAGTATATAGTGCCtttatttctgtagaaataTACCTTTGGACTTACACCAAAGCCTAAGTTTTAgtagcaagaaaaacaaatgaaacaatgTCGGTAAGAGGTACATGCTGCTGATGTAACTGGACAGATGACAGTGTCTTCCTGTTGGTCATTCCAGCAAGTAACTCTTCTGGGGTTTGCGGTGCTTCGCGGCAGCCAAAAAGCTTGCATGACCATCGTGTAATCCAGGCGTGGGGGGGTGTGGACCAAGGAAACTGAAACCAGTTTTGCTAAAGAAGCAGTGATCTGCTGAATCTGGTACCATTTGTTTGAACAGTACAGCTCAGCTACATTTAACTCCCGACTGAGTCGTCATTTATTCTCAGTATTAAATCATACCCTCAAAATTAAGTCTTGCAAAACACAGCCATAAACACAAACAGAAGTACATAGTGGCTGAGAGCCTGTCCGTTGTATCAAATATGACAAATGAAAATTTCACTCACAAATCGCTGTTGGGTGTCACATACGGtggtatttcagaaagaaaacaccaacCTAATCTTACTTCACATAAAAACTTCTAAATGAACACTACCCTAGGTTACAGAAgctgaagaactgaagaaaaaccaTTTTGCCACTTGATGTGCTATATTAACATACAgtgtttatttctaaaataaatttctaaaatagAAGTTTCCCAAACGCTGAGAATATGCAGATACAACTGTAAAATCACAAAAATTGTCAAAAGTACTATTTCCTAGTAGCCTCTTCTCTCAAAAGAGCCTGGTTTTCAAGTTGATGGGATCAAACCGAACAGCTGTTCAGTGAAATAGTCTTCAGAAGGACAATTTTGTTGCAGTTTTCAATCAAAATATGCGTGTGCTTGTTGCATTCTGAAATTGCATGATTTGTGGGGAGAATAACCATGTGCAAGGCATCCTACACCCTGCTCTCAACAGCATCTGAGCAGAGATTTGCATATCgtttggacaggctggattACAAATGCTCAAAGAACTTGAGGAACAAGCCCTCTCTGtgcaaaaatgacagaaagcaCGAGACCATTTCAATGGGGCCAGGAAAGGGAACTTGAGAAGATGTTTGGTCTGCCTTATCCTAGCCCGAATACTTCGAGGTGACTGAATTAATTCAAAAGTTTCTGTTGATTTTCCTGGGTAGATCTCTGACTGCTAGAGGACAAAGAAATTctctgctactgaaaaaaatcacttgtcTGAAGCAATTAGTCAACACAACTATGCACAGTAAAAACTAAAGGGGAACATGAACTGCATCTCTCTGCTTTCGTGCCAGTGCTCATCCGCCTGTCCGACGTTAAGGATCTCTacacccagctgctgccagctcccttcAGGATAAAACTGCTAACAGACACGAAGCGCAAGAGACACCTGCTCACACTTACCCTGCTCACAGGCCTCCATCCCACTCTGGTCAAGGGTTTAAGAGCACCAAAAGGCAGAAGATAATAGAGAACAGTCAGAGGCCAAGAACGGAGTTTCAGAGCAGGCCTAGACATACAGCTTAGCTGGCCCAACCTTCGCCTCAGGGCCAGCTGGGGAAATTGCAACCTGAAAGATTACATACACAATATGAGGGTCAGCCATCTCAGCTTCAGAACCACCAGCTTCTGGTAGCTGGGGATGATTTATTCCTGCTAATCTTTACTTAAACATTGATTCTGCAAGTCTTTACTCCTTTATTTTGAGCAGttcttccccttcccaaaaTAAAGAGCAGTTTATgttcaaaaaaaggaagaaaatcctcTGCCCGAAAAATGGCGTTCACTCTCACCGGTCACATTTTATGAATGATACCCTCAAAAATTAAAGGCACGATCACTTGCAGGtgaaatttgaaaacaaagccacagctggCTCATCCAGCTAACAACGTAACACAATAGTTTACGGTGGAAATAACAAATCTCAGTAGAGCACATCCCCAGAAAACATGTCTTGCgactgct contains these protein-coding regions:
- the PISD gene encoding phosphatidylserine decarboxylase proenzyme, mitochondrial isoform X2 codes for the protein MCQSNTLQGPDLHTGKWLRSGNGGSGSCAGDQHPQPERPGPAGSAGGTPNRRTRFRLQFPQLALRRRLGQLSCMSRPALKLRSWPLTVLYYLLPFGALKPLTRVGWRPVSRVALYKSVPTRLLSRAWGRLNQVELPTWLRKPVYSLYIWTFGVNMKEAAVEDLHHYRNLSEFFRRKLKPQARPVCCVHSVISPSDGKILNFGQVKTCEVEQVKGVTYSLESFLGPRISTEQLHFSQAPAGNSFQQQLVTKEGNELYHCVIYLAPGDYHCFHSPTDWRVAHRRHFPGSLMSVNPGVARWIKELFCHNERVVLTGDWKYGFFSLTAVGATNVGSIRIYFDQDLHTNSPCYSKGSYNDFSFITNNNKEGIPMRKGEHLGEFNLGSTIVLIFEAPKDFKFHLKAGQKIRFGEALGSL
- the PISD gene encoding phosphatidylserine decarboxylase proenzyme, mitochondrial isoform X5, which translates into the protein MLQFPQLALRRRLGQLSCMSRPALKLRSWPLTVLYYLLPFGALKPLTRVGWRPVSRVALYKSVPTRLLSRAWGRLNQVELPTWLRKPVYSLYIWTFGVNMKEAAVEDLHHYRNLSEFFRRKLKPQARPVCCVHSVISPSDGKILNFGQVKTCEVEQVKGVTYSLESFLGPRISTEQLHFSQAPAGNSFQQQLVTKEGNELYHCVIYLAPGDYHCFHSPTDWRVAHRRHFPGSLMSVNPGVARWIKELFCHNERVVLTGDWKYGFFSLTAVGATNVGSIRIYFDQDLHTNSPCYSKGSYNDFSFITNNNKEGIPMRKGEHLGEFNLGSTIVLIFEAPKDFKFHLKAGQKIRFGEALGSL
- the PISD gene encoding phosphatidylserine decarboxylase proenzyme, mitochondrial isoform X6 encodes the protein MSRPALKLRSWPLTVLYYLLPFGALKPLTRVGWRPVSRVALYKSVPTRLLSRAWGRLNQVELPTWLRKPVYSLYIWTFGVNMKEAAVEDLHHYRNLSEFFRRKLKPQARPVCCVHSVISPSDGKILNFGQVKTCEVEQVKGVTYSLESFLGPRISTEQLHFSQAPAGNSFQQQLVTKEGNELYHCVIYLAPGDYHCFHSPTDWRVAHRRHFPGSLMSVNPGVARWIKELFCHNERVVLTGDWKYGFFSLTAVGATNVGSIRIYFDQDLHTNSPCYSKGSYNDFSFITNNNKEGIPMRKGEHLGEFNLGSTIVLIFEAPKDFKFHLKAGQKIRFGEALGSL
- the PISD gene encoding phosphatidylserine decarboxylase proenzyme, mitochondrial isoform X3: MAAAVTRGPVAALWRSSLLTNCNFLIRENLRVRTGLLWKRPPSRTFFSDRKKLHTAPVGQVFRLRPFHVLVATGGGYAGYRKYEDYKLEQLEKRGIEVPVKLASEWEVALYKSVPTRLLSRAWGRLNQVELPTWLRKPVYSLYIWTFGVNMKEAAVEDLHHYRNLSEFFRRKLKPQARPVCCVHSVISPSDGKILNFGQVKTCEVEQVKGVTYSLESFLGPRISTEQLHFSQAPAGNSFQQQLVTKEGNELYHCVIYLAPGDYHCFHSPTDWRVAHRRHFPGSLMSVNPGVARWIKELFCHNERVVLTGDWKYGFFSLTAVGATNVGSIRIYFDQDLHTNSPCYSKGSYNDFSFITNNNKEGIPMRKGEHLGEFNLGSTIVLIFEAPKDFKFHLKAGQKIRFGEALGSL
- the PISD gene encoding phosphatidylserine decarboxylase proenzyme, mitochondrial isoform X4 — protein: MCQSNTLQGPDLHTGKWLQFPQLALRRRLGQLSCMSRPALKLRSWPLTVLYYLLPFGALKPLTRVGWRPVSRVALYKSVPTRLLSRAWGRLNQVELPTWLRKPVYSLYIWTFGVNMKEAAVEDLHHYRNLSEFFRRKLKPQARPVCCVHSVISPSDGKILNFGQVKTCEVEQVKGVTYSLESFLGPRISTEQLHFSQAPAGNSFQQQLVTKEGNELYHCVIYLAPGDYHCFHSPTDWRVAHRRHFPGSLMSVNPGVARWIKELFCHNERVVLTGDWKYGFFSLTAVGATNVGSIRIYFDQDLHTNSPCYSKGSYNDFSFITNNNKEGIPMRKGEHLGEFNLGSTIVLIFEAPKDFKFHLKAGQKIRFGEALGSL
- the PISD gene encoding phosphatidylserine decarboxylase proenzyme, mitochondrial isoform X1, producing the protein MVRCYKALSNPPPSCYNLHKVKIHVRRLRSGNGGSGSCAGDQHPQPERPGPAGSAGGTPNRRTRFRLQFPQLALRRRLGQLSCMSRPALKLRSWPLTVLYYLLPFGALKPLTRVGWRPVSRVALYKSVPTRLLSRAWGRLNQVELPTWLRKPVYSLYIWTFGVNMKEAAVEDLHHYRNLSEFFRRKLKPQARPVCCVHSVISPSDGKILNFGQVKTCEVEQVKGVTYSLESFLGPRISTEQLHFSQAPAGNSFQQQLVTKEGNELYHCVIYLAPGDYHCFHSPTDWRVAHRRHFPGSLMSVNPGVARWIKELFCHNERVVLTGDWKYGFFSLTAVGATNVGSIRIYFDQDLHTNSPCYSKGSYNDFSFITNNNKEGIPMRKGEHLGEFNLGSTIVLIFEAPKDFKFHLKAGQKIRFGEALGSL